Sequence from the Castanea sativa cultivar Marrone di Chiusa Pesio chromosome 12, ASM4071231v1 genome:
TATTAAATTATGTTGAACGTCAATTTTGGCTCCATAAACATTTCAATCATGGTCTTTTGCTTCTCCAATGACAGTTGATTTCAAAGGATATCAAGAAGAGAGGAACATAAGGTGAAATGGCCTCTGCGGAGGAAATTTTCCACCTTTCAGGACCAATACATCTCACTGCTATTGACTGGTAAGTGGTAAGACCATTAACCAATATTTCATCAACAGGGTGTTATAATCTGTGTTTGTGGCTTCTTGAAATCCTAGTAATGTATTTTACAATCTGCTCGCAGGAACAACATATATCACCGAAGATCTGTTGCTGCCAGCTTGGTTAAAGGAGTGTACATGCTTGAAAATGATCGCAGGCAGAACCGCCATGGACCTCAAGCTCTTGCTCTACCATGGTGGGACTTCTTCCATTTCAAATTGGATCATATGCTCATAGATGATGTTGACTTATCCATATGCGGTGCCATTTATGAGTACAAATACCCATCTCCTGCTCTAAACATCCCACAATATGTTATTGCCTTTCGAGGAACAATCATGGAATCAGACACAGTGTCACGAGACTTCAAGTTAAACCTCCAGAGCATCCTTAACAAGCTTCACCGGAGTTCCCGGTTTCAACTTGCAATGCATTGTGTTCACAACACAGTTGCTTTGTCTCGAGGTGCAAGTGTGTGGTTAACTGGACATTCTCTGGGGTCAGCTATGGCATTGCTTGTAGGAAAGAACATGGCCAAGATAGGCTATTTCCTTGAAACTTATCTGTTTAATCCGCCATTCTTATCTCTCCCCATAGAAGGGGGGTTCAAGAATGAAACATTGAAGCTTGGGATCCGCTTTGCAAACAGTGTTGTCAAGGCAGGCCTCATGGTTGCTGTAAAAGGTTGCAAACATCATAAGGCTCAAGCATATGATCCTTTTGTAGTATTATCTCCATGGGTACCATACCTTTTTGTGAACCCGGATGATCCAATTTGTTCAGAATATATTGGGTACTTTGAACACAGGAAGAAGATGGAGGAGATTGGAGTCGGAAAAATTGAGAGGCTTGCAACAAAGAATTCCATGAGGAACCTATTCTCAAGTGTGTTGGGAATAAATTCACGTGCAGAAGCACTGCATCTCCTTCCTTCAGCATATCTGACTGTTAATAGGGGTCGGTTATCAGATTTTTATGGAGCTCATGGACTTCAACAGTGGTGGAATCCTTATTTTCCATGTGAAGCTATGTTTTATAAGTACAACACTACAACTTGAATTGAATGAGCTAGGCAGCGGTCATGcaaaattatttgcaaataatttttagttCTCTTAAGCAGACCATCTAAATAATtacattaaactaaaaaaatgtcaCACCTGATGATGAGTCTTTCTTTCACTTAGATGATCTAGAGTTTTATTGTGTATGTagtaagagaaaggaaaatagaCTCTGTTTtctcatttcttattttctctagATGTCAAAAATGGAGAGCAAAAGTGTGTGTTTTAATGAGTTACCAATGTATATTAAAGACGAAAATAAGAACCATTTCTATTGATAACAAACGCAATGCAAACTTGATGACAGGAAATGGGGATAGAGTTCTGGAAAGGGTTTTGTTTAGAGGTGGGAATGGGTAGGAAAATTGATCAAATGGTGATACGTAAGAAAATGAagtgggtttttgttttaaggTTTATCCCTCATTGAGAATTTATAAAGCTTTGTGTGAGTTTATAAAGTAATATAATtaccaacaaataaaataattgagagAATCTATGGACATGTGACTCTAGAATATGGAGTATGGATACATATGTAGTACTTGCTTGGTACACTAAAGAGTAGTGTGTTTGTTACACACAAACTATTTAACCCTTTAACAAAAGCTAAAAGTtgaagcaattaagataaagtTCTTTACTATCCACAAGATTTGAGTCAATGTGGATCCCATCTCTTAAACCTTTTTTGCCCTCAAAATTGTCCAATAAGCCACCATTAAGAGCAATAGTGTACTTAGGGGGTAGCAATGCAAGTTTTTCTTCAAGCAACAGATTTTGTAAGGCACCCAATAGTCATGAACAGATCTATGATGAAATCCCATTTAATAGGCATAATTACTTGGaatccataaaaaaagaaacctcttaaaaaaatttattaatgaaattctgAGCTCtgaattttcattatatatattgtggACTAAAGTTACAAgttcacacaattttttttttattggatgtaaattttgacaaatctaccattgaagtacatttttttttctcttacacAAATTTTTGAGTTCATAAGATATAATgcatatttataatttactaTCCGACCATTATCCCatatttgtatataattttaaagtgTTAAAacacattcataaaaaaaaagtgttaaaacACTTGAAACGTTTTATAGATAGATAATTATGGA
This genomic interval carries:
- the LOC142621303 gene encoding GDSL esterase/lipase At4g10955-like; this translates as MASAEEIFHLSGPIHLTAIDWNNIYHRRSVAASLVKGVYMLENDRRQNRHGPQALALPWWDFFHFKLDHMLIDDVDLSICGAIYEYKYPSPALNIPQYVIAFRGTIMESDTVSRDFKLNLQSILNKLHRSSRFQLAMHCVHNTVALSRGASVWLTGHSLGSAMALLVGKNMAKIGYFLETYLFNPPFLSLPIEGGFKNETLKLGIRFANSVVKAGLMVAVKGCKHHKAQAYDPFVVLSPWVPYLFVNPDDPICSEYIGYFEHRKKMEEIGVGKIERLATKNSMRNLFSSVLGINSRAEALHLLPSAYLTVNRGRLSDFYGAHGLQQWWNPYFPCEAMFYKYNTTT